A segment of the Candidatus Jettenia caeni genome:
ACGGACACGATAGCCAACTGCAAGAATGACCGGAAGGCTATAAAATTTCCGCGCGCGGCTGACCTGTCTCCCACCCTCGACTTGAACTTTTAAGTTTTCCTTACAAGTTGATTCTTGAGGCAATTCTCCTTCTGCGTAAATCTCTTTGAGATGAATCGTAATATTCTGCGGTGTCGTCTGGAACAAGTCCGCCATAGCCGCCTGAGTTAACCAGATGGTCTCATCTTCCAACCGTACTTCAAGCTTTGTTTGTCCATCTTCCGCCTGGTAAATAATGAGCTGGGATTTATTTTCTGCGTTATCCATGCTCCAACTCCTTTCTCAATTGTTGAAGAAGCTCATCACTCTTTCGAAATGATTCGTGAATCATCGTCACCAGTTCCACACTTGAATACGCGTGTTTTTCTTCAGGTGTATGCGGATTTTTTATGTCGAGATTATAGCCATTGGAGGCAATCGTATCAATAGAGACCTTCCACGCCTGTTTATTCTCATTTCGCTTCTTCCACCACTTCTTAAGATCGTCAAACTCGCTTTTCTGTATCGGTTTCGTCTTGCTATATGCCTTAACGCCTTCGGGCAGTTTGTGTTCCCAGTACCATATTTCTTTGGTCGGTTTACCTTTTTCAAAGAAAAGCAGATTCGTTGCAACGCTGGCATACGGCTGAAAGACTGAATTTGGCAACCGCACGATGGTGTGCAGATTACAATTTTCCAACAAATGCTGGCGAATACGCTGTTTTACGCCGTCGCCGGTCATCGATCCATCCGGTAAAACAATACCGGCACGACCTCCTTCTTTCAAATACCGCACCATGAGCATTAAGAACAAATCAGCGCTTTCCGTCGTGCGGAAATTTTGGGGAAAGTTAGTCTCTACCCCATCAGTAACCGAGGCGCCAAAAGGCGGATTGGCAAGGATGACATCCACCCTGTCTTTTTGTCCGATTGAGGTATATTCACGGTTTAAGCTGTCGGTATAATCTACATTCGGCACTTCGATATCGTACAATATCAAATTGGTTACACAGAGCATGAAGGGAAGTGGTTTGAATTCCATACCGTGAATGCTTTTTTCAAGTGCCCTAAGATCCTCAATGCCTTTGATGTCCTGTTTACGGATATTTTCTATAGCGCTGGTTAAGAACCCGCCGGTACCGCAGGCAGGGTCCAGCACTTTTTCTCCCAGGCGAGGATTGATCATTTCCGTGATAAACTCTGTCAAGGCACGGGGAGTATAAAATTCCCCATAATTTCCTGCGCTTTGAAGGTCACGCAAGATCGTTTCGTAAATATCGGCAAAGACATGACGGTCTTCCGAACTATTAAAATCAATCTGATTTAACTCATTGAGCACCTGTCGGATGATCGTCCCGTTCTTCATGTAGTTATTGGTGCCATCGAATATCTCGCGGATAATGAGGGCGCGCTTATTGCCGGAACTCACATCGAGGTTTTTTAACTGCGGGATCAATGTGCCGTCAATGAAGTTTTTCAACTCATCACCGGTCATGCCCTCGTCATCAGCCGCCCAATTGCGCCATTGCAATTTCTTCGGCATCGGGGAAACATATTTGTCGTTGAGAAGCTCAATCTCCTTGTCCTTGTCATCAAGGATTTTGAGACTAATCATCCATCCCAACTGCTCAATGCGCTGTGCATCTCCGGACACGCCCGGATCCTTGCGCATAATGTTCTGTAATGTTTTTATAATATTCCCGATGTTTTTCATCTTGTTTCACTTGTTTCTCTCACAAAGCACACAGAGATCACAAAGTTTTAAATAGTCCCGTTAATAACTCGCCGAATACCATTCTTTAGTAAAATTTCATTAAAATTGATGAGTAAACCCAATTTCTTATTTGAAAGACGTATATAGGTAAGAAGTTGTTTCAAATGAATATCTTCAATTTGTTTAACAGATTGTAACTCTATCAAAACGCTATCATTTACGACGATATCTGCCCGATATCCTTCATCTATGATTATTCCCTCATAATTTATTGAAATACTTTTTTGCACCTCTGCTTTATAACCATTTCTGCTCAACTCAAAAACAAGCGCTTTTTCATACGCGGATTCCGGCAGACCTGGGCCCAAGGCAGAATGAACCTTAATAGCCAACCCAATAATTTTTTCACTTAATTCATTTTCATTCATTTTTTCTTCGTGAGCTTTGTGTTCTTTGTGAGAACTCTTTACGCTGCTGTATATAGTTCATGCTCCAGTTCTTCAATAACATGAAGATACTGATCCCTCCCGCAAAACATCTGCACGATTTCCGTGGGTGTCCCGATTTGATTAAATGGTTCTATTCTCAAAATCGTAAGGTCTTCTATATTTTCAATACCCTCATCAGCATATTTATCCAGGAGGGCATCAATAACCTTCCGCGCTTTCTCCCCATATTTAGAGAAATAATTGCGTTTCTTTATATTTTCCGCGCGCTCCCGTCGGGTAAGTGCAGGCATATCCAAAGCAATGTGGCAGATAAGGTCAAATACATCCAAATCCTTCTTTACCTCTGCCATCAGGTTTTCCGGAATAATCCCTTGTGATTCTAACTCCTCGATAACTGCTTTTTTTTTATGAGCACCGTTCCATCGGGCAAGAAAATTATCGAGTGATTGAAACTCCTGCAAGATGCCCTTCTTTGTGTAGTCCTTGAGGCTTTCGGTAATAAGTTTTCCATCTGCGTCCAGATGCTGAACCCGTTCGTTTAACACTGAAACATCCACTCCGGCCACATATACTTTCTGACGAGGTTCAGATACAATTGTACCACCCTGGATAATTTCCGGTTGTGTGGGGTATTCGACCGATGTTTCTTCTTCAAAATCCACCGGTTGGCCGGTTTCCGGGTCAATGACTTCCTGGTCTTCTTCCGGATAAATATCCTGATCCGTTAATTCCTGTTCGCCCGTAACTTCTTTGATCATAACCGGGTCGCCGTCAAAAGCCGGATCAGCGAAAAGATCCGTCACATTACGGAAATCCATAATGGCGAAGAAGGTC
Coding sequences within it:
- a CDS encoding DNA-methyltransferase yields the protein MKNIGNIIKTLQNIMRKDPGVSGDAQRIEQLGWMISLKILDDKDKEIELLNDKYVSPMPKKLQWRNWAADDEGMTGDELKNFIDGTLIPQLKNLDVSSGNKRALIIREIFDGTNNYMKNGTIIRQVLNELNQIDFNSSEDRHVFADIYETILRDLQSAGNYGEFYTPRALTEFITEMINPRLGEKVLDPACGTGGFLTSAIENIRKQDIKGIEDLRALEKSIHGMEFKPLPFMLCVTNLILYDIEVPNVDYTDSLNREYTSIGQKDRVDVILANPPFGASVTDGVETNFPQNFRTTESADLFLMLMVRYLKEGGRAGIVLPDGSMTGDGVKQRIRQHLLENCNLHTIVRLPNSVFQPYASVATNLLFFEKGKPTKEIWYWEHKLPEGVKAYSKTKPIQKSEFDDLKKWWKKRNENKQAWKVSIDTIASNGYNLDIKNPHTPEEKHAYSSVELVTMIHESFRKSDELLQQLRKELEHG